The following coding sequences are from one Granulicella arctica window:
- the pheA gene encoding prephenate dehydratase, with protein sequence MRIAIQGELGSNSHMAALAMLGESTDDLEIVPCSVSAEVIERVVDGSVDGAVLPIENSLHGSVAEHYDLLLETQVRIERESLLHIRHNVIAMPGVRFEDIRRVMSHPVALAQCRRFFNQHRHIQAVPFYDTAGSVKHVMEAGLRDAAGIAPLLAAQQYGAEVLREGVEDHAANFTRFHLIVHDATPERGNSAEIDKMSLAFAIEHRPGTLVAALEQLSVAGVDLSKIESRPVPGSPWEYVFYVDVRFAGKESADAAVAALRAHCRMVKELGRYVAA encoded by the coding sequence ATGAGGATTGCTATTCAGGGAGAGCTCGGGTCGAACAGCCACATGGCTGCTCTGGCGATGCTGGGTGAGAGCACGGACGATCTGGAGATCGTTCCCTGTAGCGTTTCGGCGGAGGTAATCGAGCGTGTCGTCGATGGTTCGGTCGATGGGGCCGTCCTGCCCATCGAGAACAGCCTGCACGGTTCGGTCGCGGAGCACTACGATCTGTTGCTGGAGACACAGGTGCGCATCGAGCGGGAGAGTCTGTTGCATATCCGACATAACGTGATCGCTATGCCGGGTGTTCGCTTTGAAGATATACGCCGGGTGATGTCGCATCCGGTGGCGCTGGCCCAGTGCAGGCGGTTTTTCAATCAGCATCGCCATATCCAGGCTGTTCCTTTCTACGACACGGCGGGCAGCGTGAAGCATGTGATGGAGGCTGGTCTTCGCGATGCTGCCGGTATCGCTCCGTTATTGGCAGCGCAGCAATACGGCGCGGAGGTGTTGCGCGAGGGCGTGGAGGACCACGCGGCGAACTTCACGCGCTTTCATCTCATCGTGCACGACGCGACGCCGGAGCGTGGCAATTCGGCTGAGATCGACAAGATGAGCCTCGCCTTCGCTATCGAGCATCGTCCGGGGACGCTGGTCGCCGCGCTGGAACAGTTGAGCGTCGCTGGAGTGGATCTCTCCAAGATCGAGTCGCGCCCCGTACCCGGCAGCCCGTGGGAGTATGTCTTCTATGTGGATGTTCGCTTTGCGGGCAAGGAGAGCGCCGATGCTGCCGTTGCGGCGCTTCGGGCGCACTGTCGGATGGTGAAGGAGCTGGGCCGGTATGTCGCGGCTTAG
- the lon gene encoding endopeptidase La yields MPNDFVSVIQPKAAKASESSEESRSDRRPIPVLPVRDTVLFPHAVLPLTVGRDSSIQLIQSLGEEKTILVVAQRDARQDSPTASDLHEIGTKATVHKVVKMPNQSLFVFTEGNERVRLGDFSQISPFMMAEAETITEIEPVASPEEEALQRNVISQFQQIVTASPTLSDDLQTIAINIEEPGRLADFIASSLPFLTTTDKQELLETPDVAARLERVNKHLAKELEVQQLRNKIQTEVQDSVQQSQRDYYLREQLKAIQKELGDADDAQKDIAELKEKIENAGMPEDVKKDALKELGRLSRMNAMAADYSLTRNYVEWLAVLPWAKSSAGEVDILKAKEILDEDHYGLKKVKDRILDYLSVRRLKPDMKGPILCFVGPPGVGKTSLGRSVAKALGRKFSRISLGGMHDEAELRGHRRTYIGALPGQVIQNLKRVETNDPVFMLDEIDKLGRDFRGDPASALLEVLDPEQNNTFRDNYLDQPFDLSKVLFICTANQLDPIPAPLLDRMEIIELTGYTEEEKVSIAFKYLIPRQIKENGIDPELIEFPNESVHLIARHYTREAGVRKLEQLVGTVCRKLARRIAEGQTEKLVITPEIIHEFLGGIKVRVDTEIAERTKRSGVVVGLAWTPAGGDILFIEANKMKGKGGFNITGQIGDVMKESMQAALTWVRSNAASLGLDEDFTKDVDLHIHVPAGAIPKDGPSAGVTMATALVSLLTDVPVRPLTAMTGEITLSGNVLPVGGIKEKFLAAKRAGVRDVILPKECKQQVDEDLTPDQTAGITIHYATRIEDVLAVALPKTAKEAVQDELIREEVLSEATV; encoded by the coding sequence ATGCCAAACGATTTTGTTAGCGTCATCCAGCCGAAAGCCGCAAAAGCCAGTGAATCCAGCGAAGAGAGCCGGAGCGACCGCCGACCCATTCCCGTCCTTCCGGTTCGGGATACGGTGCTGTTTCCCCATGCCGTACTACCTCTGACGGTCGGCCGCGACAGCTCCATCCAGTTGATTCAGTCCCTCGGCGAGGAGAAGACGATCCTCGTTGTAGCCCAGCGCGATGCCCGCCAGGACAGTCCCACGGCGTCCGATCTGCACGAGATCGGTACCAAGGCGACCGTGCATAAGGTCGTCAAGATGCCGAACCAGAGCCTCTTTGTCTTCACCGAGGGCAACGAGCGCGTCCGGCTGGGCGATTTCTCTCAGATATCCCCATTCATGATGGCGGAGGCCGAGACGATTACCGAGATCGAGCCTGTTGCAAGCCCTGAAGAAGAGGCGCTGCAACGCAACGTGATCAGCCAGTTCCAGCAGATCGTGACTGCCTCCCCGACGCTCTCGGACGATCTACAGACGATTGCGATCAATATTGAGGAGCCAGGACGGCTGGCCGACTTTATCGCCTCCTCGCTGCCCTTCCTGACGACGACCGATAAGCAGGAGCTCCTCGAGACGCCGGATGTAGCTGCGCGTCTGGAACGGGTGAACAAGCACCTCGCTAAGGAGCTGGAGGTTCAGCAGCTCCGCAACAAGATCCAGACCGAGGTTCAGGACTCGGTGCAGCAGTCGCAGCGGGACTATTACCTGCGTGAGCAGTTGAAGGCGATCCAGAAGGAGCTTGGAGACGCCGACGATGCCCAGAAGGATATTGCCGAGCTGAAGGAGAAGATCGAGAACGCCGGCATGCCGGAGGACGTCAAAAAAGATGCGCTGAAGGAGCTTGGCCGTCTGAGCCGGATGAATGCCATGGCTGCTGACTACTCGCTGACGCGTAACTACGTCGAGTGGCTGGCGGTGCTGCCGTGGGCGAAGAGCTCTGCCGGCGAGGTGGATATTCTGAAGGCCAAGGAGATTCTCGACGAGGATCACTACGGCCTGAAGAAGGTGAAGGACCGCATCCTCGACTATCTCTCCGTGCGACGCCTCAAGCCGGACATGAAGGGTCCGATTCTGTGCTTCGTCGGGCCTCCGGGCGTGGGTAAGACCTCGCTGGGCCGCAGCGTGGCGAAGGCGCTGGGACGCAAGTTCTCGCGTATCTCGCTTGGCGGCATGCACGACGAGGCAGAGCTGCGCGGTCATCGCCGGACCTACATCGGTGCACTGCCGGGACAGGTCATCCAGAACCTGAAGCGCGTCGAAACCAACGACCCCGTCTTCATGTTGGACGAGATCGACAAGCTCGGCCGCGATTTCCGGGGCGATCCGGCAAGCGCGCTGCTCGAGGTGCTCGACCCGGAGCAGAACAACACCTTCCGGGATAACTACCTCGACCAGCCGTTCGACCTGTCGAAGGTGCTCTTCATCTGCACGGCGAACCAGCTCGATCCGATTCCGGCTCCTCTGCTCGACCGTATGGAGATCATTGAGCTGACCGGTTATACGGAGGAGGAGAAGGTCAGCATCGCCTTCAAATACCTCATCCCGCGCCAGATCAAGGAGAACGGCATCGATCCGGAGCTGATTGAGTTCCCGAACGAGAGCGTTCACCTCATCGCGCGACACTACACTCGCGAGGCTGGCGTGCGTAAGCTCGAACAGCTCGTCGGCACGGTCTGCCGCAAGCTGGCGCGCCGTATCGCCGAGGGTCAGACGGAGAAGCTCGTCATCACGCCGGAGATCATCCACGAGTTCCTGGGTGGCATTAAGGTTCGCGTGGACACGGAGATCGCGGAGCGGACGAAGCGCTCGGGCGTCGTCGTAGGCCTGGCGTGGACGCCTGCGGGTGGAGACATCCTCTTCATCGAGGCGAACAAGATGAAGGGCAAGGGCGGCTTCAACATCACCGGCCAGATTGGCGATGTGATGAAGGAGAGCATGCAGGCCGCGCTGACCTGGGTGCGCTCGAACGCTGCTTCGCTTGGTCTCGACGAGGACTTCACCAAGGATGTCGATCTGCACATCCACGTGCCTGCGGGAGCGATCCCGAAGGATGGTCCTTCGGCTGGTGTGACGATGGCGACCGCGCTGGTCAGTCTGTTGACGGACGTACCTGTCCGCCCGCTGACGGCGATGACCGGCGAGATTACGCTGAGCGGCAATGTGTTGCCGGTCGGCGGCATCAAGGAAAAGTTCCTCGCCGCCAAGCGCGCCGGTGTTCGCGACGTGATTTTGCCGAAGGAGTGCAAACAGCAGGTGGATGAGGACCTGACGCCGGATCAGACGGCGGGCATCACCATCCACTACGCTACACGCATCGAGGACGTCCTTGCGGTTGCGTTGCCGAAGACCGCGAAGGAAGCGGTTCAGGACGAACTGATCCGCGAAGAGGTTCTGAGCGAAGCGACCGTCTAA
- the moaD gene encoding molybdopterin converting factor subunit 1: MRVLYFGVLKDVVGREREEVELAEGSSVAILLESIQQRQQTRPKLWASIAVAVNQEYVRPDILLHEGDEVALLPPVSGGLGEDYRCMSR; encoded by the coding sequence GTGCGCGTTCTCTATTTCGGTGTTCTTAAGGATGTCGTTGGCCGCGAGCGGGAAGAGGTCGAGCTTGCTGAAGGAAGCTCGGTTGCCATTCTTCTGGAATCGATCCAGCAGCGGCAGCAAACGCGTCCGAAGTTGTGGGCGTCCATTGCTGTCGCGGTCAATCAGGAGTATGTCCGCCCCGATATTTTGTTGCATGAGGGGGACGAGGTAGCATTGCTGCCGCCGGTGAGCGGTGGCCTGGGAGAGGATTACAGATGTATGTCGAGATAA
- a CDS encoding molybdenum cofactor biosynthesis protein MoaE has protein sequence MYVEITKTVIDAPGIVSAIKAGPDGAVCAFDGIVRNNTRGRTTLFLDYEAYEEMALQQMRSIAAEVLTKFGVRDVALVHRLGRLHVGESSVLIVVASAHRGAAFDACRWLIDTLKKTVPIWKKEYFVDGAVWADGEPFPEEIVAGTVAER, from the coding sequence ATGTATGTCGAGATAACGAAGACGGTGATCGATGCTCCTGGGATCGTGTCGGCGATTAAGGCCGGTCCCGATGGCGCCGTCTGCGCCTTCGATGGGATCGTGCGTAACAACACGCGTGGCCGCACGACACTCTTTCTGGACTACGAGGCGTATGAGGAGATGGCGCTTCAACAGATGCGCAGCATTGCGGCGGAGGTGTTGACGAAGTTCGGTGTCCGCGATGTTGCGCTCGTTCATCGGCTTGGTCGTCTGCACGTTGGCGAGTCCAGTGTTCTCATCGTGGTGGCCTCCGCGCATCGCGGCGCAGCGTTTGACGCTTGCCGCTGGCTCATTGATACGCTCAAGAAGACCGTTCCCATCTGGAAGAAAGAGTACTTCGTCGATGGCGCTGTCTGGGCGGACGGCGAACCCTTTCCCGAAGAGATTGTGGCGGGCACGGTGGCAGAGAGATGA